A genomic segment from Antedon mediterranea chromosome 6, ecAntMedi1.1, whole genome shotgun sequence encodes:
- the LOC140051908 gene encoding pancreatic triacylglycerol lipase-like, with translation MEVKIPPCYKASVLKIEGAKHNIYEIEGDGLADEVCYGDLGCFNNVSACHKVAFPPMAPEVMNIQFHLYTQMNPITSVIVDPYVPESLTSTYFHPYLKTVVLIHGWFGIVGGWTDMARDALLQHESVNIIAVDWSIGAGNIIYQRSCQNARVAGKKTALFLKFLHDITGASYSNMHIIGHSLGAHVAGYAGEAQPGIGRITGSDAAGPGFAAFGPECRLDTTDADFVDAIHTDGELLGLGMHRAYAHMDFYPNGGKDQPGCRKPIFLDNGCSHARSVYFLLESILGDACRFKAYPCPNFEEFTAGNCTDCGPSGCPEMGYYSDTYNNRARGTFYLRTNEDSPYCVS, from the exons atggaggtaaaaataCCTCCATGCTATAAGGCGAGTgttcttaaaattgagggcgctaaacataacatttacgaGATCGAAGGAGATG GTTTGGCCGATGAAGTTTGTTATGGCGATCTTGGTTGTTTCAATAACGTTAGTGCATGCCATAAAGTAGCCTTCCCGCCAATGGCACCAGAAGTTATGAACATTCAGTTCCATTTATACACCCAGATGAACCCAATTACGTCTGTCATCGTTGATCCCTATGTCCCAGAATCACTGACATCAACATATTTCCATCCGTATTTGAAGACGGTGGTTCTCATCCACGGTTGGTTCGGTATAGTCGGTGGGTGGACAGATATGGCAAGAGACGCTCTTTTACAACAC GAGTCGGTTAATATCATAGCCGTAGACTGGAGTATTGGTGCAGGTAATATTATCTACCAGAGGTCATGTCAAAATGCACGAGTAGCCGGCAAGAAGACTGCATTATTCCTGAAGTTCCTTCATGACATCACTGGTGCAAGCTATAGTAACATGCATATAATTGGTCATAGTTTGGGGGCTCACGTCGCTGGGTATGCAGGAGAAGCACAGCCGGGCATTGGACGAATAACAG gTAGCGACGCAGCTGGGCCTGGTTTTGCCGCGTTCGGTCCAGAATGCAGACTAGATACCACAGACGCAGATTTTGTTGACGCAATCCATACTGACGGAGAACTGCTTGGTTTGGGCATGCATCGTGCA tACGCTCATATGGATTTCTATCCTAATGGAGGAAAAGATCAACCGGGATGCCGAAAGCCAATTTTTCTTGACA ATGGGTGTAGTCACGCAAGGTCGGTTTACTTTCTTCTAGAAAGCATTCTAGGTGATGCGTGCAGATTTAAGGCCTACCCGTGCCCTAACTTTGAAGAATTCACGGCAGGTAATTGTACAGATTGCGGCCCGTCAGGATGTCCTGAGATGGGCTATTATTCGGACACGTACAACAACCGGGCCAGAGGAACGTTTTACCTGCGTACCAACGAAGATTCTCCATATTGTGTATCTTAG
- the LOC140052005 gene encoding pancreatic triacylglycerol lipase-like, translated as MFSFTHLLICSFIVLSVSSEEVCYGDLGCFSSDAPYDSFWHFPPRSPAYIGTRFLLYTQHNPTDFWEVDRTQAASLLLSNFNPLLKTVFLIHGYTSSGTKSNWVQTAKDKLIKRRNVNVFVIDWGRGAKDIYTKSVQNTRVVGREVGMFIQFLQKESGALYVMMHLVGHSLGAHISGFAGETTPGIGRITGLDPAGPGFRNTDPICRLDPSDALLVDNIHTDGETLLVVGFGMLDAIGHMDFYPNGGKEQPGCPPTVFDMFANMSEVSCSHSRATEFFIESIEEEDCFSAFPCLNNRRFESGKCTSCGLLGCPKMGYFADVSQVSGTFYLRTSGKQPFCWLKDLIKQLKSAE; from the exons ATGTTTTCGTTTACACACTTGTTGATTTGCTCTTTTATTGTTCTTTCTG TTTCATCTGAGGAGGTATGTTATGGTGACCTAGGATGTTTCAGCAGCGACGCACCGTATGACTCATTTTGGCACTTTCCTCCAAGATCACCAGCCTACATCGGTACACGATTCCTTCTTTACACGCAACATAATCCTACCGATTTCTGGGAGGTGGATCGAACTCAGGCGGCATCTTTGCTGCTTTCCAATTTTAACCCATTACTGAAGACAGTATTCCTTATTCATGGATATACATCGAGTGGAACTAAATCTAACTGGGTTCAGACGGCTAAAGACAAACTTATTAAGAGG agAAATGTTAATGTGTTTGTTATTGACTGGGGAAGAGGCGCTAAAGATATTTACACCAAATCTGTACAAAACACTAGAGTTGTTGGTCGAGAGGTTGGAATGTTCATCCAGTTTCTTCAAAAGGAATCTGGTGCTCTATATGTTATGATGCATCTAGTTGGCCATAGTCTTGGTGCTCACATATCTGGTTTTGCTGGTGAGACAACACCAGGTATCGGACGGATAACCG GTCTTGATCCTGCTGGTCCTGGATTTCGCAACACCGATCCAATTTGTAGATTGGATCCGTCTGATGCTCTTCTTGTTGACAACATCCACACCGATGGCGAAACTCTACTAGTGGTTGGTTTTGGGATGCTTGATGCA ATTGGCCACATGGACTTTTATCCGAACGGTGGTAAAGAGCAGCCTGGTTGCCCACCTACAGTTTTTGACATGTTTG CAAACATGTCAGAGGTGTCATGCAGTCACAGTCGAGCAACTGAATTTTTTATCGAAAGCATCGAGGAGGAAGACTGCTTTTCAGCCTTCCCGTGTCTTAATAACCGACGCTTTGAGAGTGGGAAATGTACATCATGCGGACTCCTTGGTTGCCCCAAAATGGGTTACTTCGCTGACGTCAGTCAAGTCAGTGGAACATTCTACCTTAGAACATCTGGCAAGCAACCGTTTTGTTGGCTTAAAGACCTGATTAAGCAACTTAAGAGTGCGGAATAG